Genomic window (Candidatus Eremiobacterota bacterium):
TCGCCCCGCAGGAACCGCGCCGCGCTCTGCAGCGCGTCCATGCTCTGCCGCGCGACGTGCCGATCGCCGATGATCGACACGAACACCTTGCAATGTTTCATGTCGCTGGAGATCTCGCACCGCACGACGGTAACGAACCCCAGCCGAGGATCCTTCAAATCCTCGCTGATGATCGTCGCCAAAGCGCGCTGGATCTCATGATCGATCCGAGCCTGCCGCTGTTGTTTCACGATACTCTCTCACCCTTCGACAAGCTCAGGGTGACAAAGTGTCCGCCTACGACGACATTGCGCCCTCGCACAACGTCGTGCTTGGCGTTCGGGGCGGGGACACTCCCTCGCCGGGGCGTCACAGAAATTCGCGGAGCCAGGATGGCGGGAGCGAATTTTGTGCGAGTAGCGATTTCCCAGGGATGGGAAATCGCGGGCGTCCCCGGAGAGGGAGTGTCCCCGCCCCGGACGCCCGCCACAATCCCCCGCATCAGGCCGGCTGAAGCTCCGGAGCAACGAGCTCCGAGGTATACGCCTCGATCACGTCCCCCTGTTTGAGATCGCCGTACCGAGCCACCTGAATCCCGCACTCGAAGTTCTCGGCCACTTCCCGGACGTCGTCCTTGAACCGCCGCAGAGACTCGATCTCCCCTTCGAACACGACCGCCGAATCCCGCAGCACGCGCACCTTGGCGTTGCGCGTGATCTTCCCGGACTGCACGTAGCACCCGGCGATCGAGCCGACTTTCGAGACCTTGAAGATCTCGCGCACTTCGGCCCGCCCAAGCACAATCTCGCGGAACTTCGGCGCCAGCATCCCGACCATCGCTTTCTTCAGGTCGTTTTCCACGTCGTAGATGACCTGATAGAATCGCAGATCGACTTGCTCGGACTCGGCAAGCCGTTTGACCGACTCGTCCGGCCGAATGTTGAACCCGATCAGCACCGCGTTCGAAGCCGAGGCGAGGTTGACGTCGTTCTCGGTGATCCCGCCGACGCCGGCCAGAATGACCCGCACGTCGACCTCGCCGGTGGACAACGATTCGACGCGGCCGCGAAGCGCCTCGACCGAGCCTTGTCCGTCGGCTTTGAGGATGAGGTTGAGCGTCTTCTGCCCGCCGTCCGCCGGCATGAGCATGAAGGTCTCGAGCGAGACTTTCGCCCCGCCGGTCGACGCCGCGATGCGCACGTCGCGCCGTTTGGTCTGGCGTTTCGCCGCCGCTTCACGCGCCGATTTCTCGTCGGAGACGACGGCCATGACGTCGCCCGCCGAGGGAACGTCGTTGAGCCCCATGATCTCCACCGGGATCGACGGCCCGGCCTTTTTGGTCTGTTTGCCCTTGTCGTCGATGAGCGCGCGAATCTTCCCGTACGTCGGCCCGACCACGACGACGTCGCCGACGCGCAACGTGCCGTTCTGCACCAG
Coding sequences:
- the rbfA gene encoding 30S ribosome-binding factor RbfA, which gives rise to MKQQRQARIDHEIQRALATIISEDLKDPRLGFVTVVRCEISSDMKHCKVFVSIIGDRHVARQSMDALQSAARFLRGELGNAVELRYTPELTFVEDRTTEKAIALHKTLERAKVIDE